In a genomic window of Gossypium arboreum isolate Shixiya-1 chromosome 7, ASM2569848v2, whole genome shotgun sequence:
- the LOC108468889 gene encoding RPM1-interacting protein 4-like, with the protein MAQRSHVPKFGNWESEGNVPYTAYFDKARQGRNGGKIVNPNDPQESPELHQDYGAPTRAPPASRPKSESDEPIGHGPARRGHERGRSREEGDLRQYADSPARHENVNRRASGDSTPSRYGRGVSSGEAQKRSTRTSIGSENSIDKSPLHPARGTGRGSMASPAWEGKTSYDSSHGTPGRSKLRPSKGDESPDKAAAVPKFGDWDENNPSSADGYTHIFNQVREERNNGGRVPGMPGQQSPYNTGRNRKPTNNSAKGCCFPFWRK; encoded by the exons ATGGCA CAACGTTCTCATGTACCCAAGTTTGGCAATTGGGAGAGTGAAGGTAATGTTCCTTACACAGCTTATTTCGATAAGGCACGTCAGGGTCGCAATGGAGGAAAGATTGTGAACCCAAACGATCCCCAAGAGAGTCCGGAATTACATCAAGATTACGGAGCTCCGACTAGAGCTCCCCCTGCTTCACGACCAAAATCAGAATCGGATGAACCAATAGGACATGGACCTGCAAGAAGGGGACACGAACGAGGAAGGAGCAGGGAAGAAGGTGACCTCAGACAATATGCTGACTCTCCAGCACGTCACGAGAATGTCAACCGCAGAGCTTCTGGAGACTCTACACCTTCTCGTTATGGTCGTGGAGTAAGTTCCGGGGAAGCCCAGAAACGTTCCACGAGAACAAGTATTGGATCTGAAAACAGCATAGATAAATCACCACTCCACCCTGCACGGGGAACAGGGAGGGGTAGCATGGCATCACCTGCGTGGGAAGGAAAGACTTCGTATGATAGCAGCCATGGTACTCCTGGGAGATCCAAATTGAGGCCAAGTAAAGGCGATGAAAGT CCTGATAAAGCTGCTGCTGTTCCAAAATTCGGTGACTGGGATGAGAATAACCCGTCATCCGCTGATGGCTACACTCACATTTTTAATCAGGTGCGAGAAGAGCGGAACAATGGAGGCAGGGTACCAGGCATGCCTGGTCAGCAATCTCCATACAACACTGGCCGCAATCGGAAACCCACTAACAACAGTGCAAAG GGCTGTTGCTTCCCATTTTGGAGGAAATAA